From Streptomyces qinzhouensis, one genomic window encodes:
- a CDS encoding TOPRIM nucleotidyl transferase/hydrolase domain-containing protein, with protein MAQMEAFRQAVTAWAAGGPDGTALELAARLPVRTVVLLEGPSDAAAVGALAARRGRDLAAEGVCVLPMGGAMSVGRYATLLGPAGPGLRLTGLCDEAERSYYLRGWERAGADPAGIFVCAADLEDELIRALGPERVRELVHDQGDGRALRTFLNQPAQQDRPARQQLRRFLGTKKGRKIHYGRALVEALPPDRVPAPLDGLLAAL; from the coding sequence ATGGCCCAGATGGAAGCGTTCCGGCAGGCGGTCACAGCATGGGCGGCCGGCGGCCCGGACGGCACCGCGCTCGAACTCGCCGCGCGGCTGCCGGTCCGTACGGTCGTCCTCCTCGAAGGACCGAGCGACGCCGCGGCGGTCGGCGCCCTGGCCGCCCGCCGGGGCCGGGACCTGGCGGCCGAGGGGGTCTGCGTCCTGCCGATGGGCGGGGCGATGAGCGTCGGACGCTACGCCACCCTCCTCGGGCCGGCCGGTCCGGGCCTGCGCCTGACGGGACTCTGCGACGAAGCGGAGCGCTCGTACTATCTCCGCGGCTGGGAGCGGGCGGGCGCGGACCCGGCGGGGATCTTCGTCTGCGCGGCGGACCTGGAGGACGAACTGATCCGCGCCCTCGGCCCGGAGCGGGTGCGGGAACTCGTCCACGACCAGGGCGACGGTCGCGCCCTGCGGACCTTCCTGAACCAGCCCGCCCAGCAGGACCGCCCGGCCCGGCAGCAGTTGCGGCGCTTCCTCGGCACCAAGAAGGGCCGCAAGATCCACTACGGCCGCGCCCTGGTCGAGGCCCTCCCGCCCGACCGCGTACCGGCACCGCTCGACGGCCTCCTGGCCGCCCTCTGA
- a CDS encoding NADPH-dependent F420 reductase → MTTAIIGMGNIGGRLAANLARGGEPLLLASREPQDAVDTAARLGDGTRAVTVDEAVERADVLVLAVWFETIKELIASWGDRLDGKIVVDPSNPIAVDDKGAFSKTLPEDQSSGAVIASLLPDGARLVKAFGTLTANTLTDAAHRTPPRAAEFYATDDPAAGDTVARLITAGGYDPVPVGGIDQSIRIEVFGDLHESGLGTTLTAEEAAAKV, encoded by the coding sequence GTGACGACAGCGATCATCGGGATGGGGAACATCGGCGGCAGGCTGGCGGCGAACCTCGCCCGCGGCGGTGAACCGCTGCTGCTCGCGAGCCGGGAGCCGCAGGACGCGGTGGACACGGCCGCCCGGCTCGGCGACGGGACCCGGGCCGTGACCGTCGACGAGGCCGTCGAGCGGGCCGACGTCCTCGTCCTCGCCGTCTGGTTCGAGACCATCAAGGAGCTGATCGCCTCCTGGGGCGACCGGCTCGACGGGAAGATCGTCGTCGATCCGTCGAATCCGATCGCCGTCGACGACAAGGGCGCGTTCAGCAAGACCCTGCCCGAGGACCAGTCGTCGGGCGCGGTCATCGCCTCACTGCTGCCGGACGGCGCCCGGCTGGTGAAGGCCTTCGGCACCCTGACCGCGAACACCCTCACCGACGCCGCGCACCGCACCCCGCCCCGCGCGGCCGAGTTCTACGCCACCGACGACCCGGCGGCCGGTGACACCGTCGCCCGGCTGATCACGGCCGGCGGCTACGACCCCGTACCGGTCGGCGGTATCGACCAGTCGATCCGGATCGAGGTCTTCGGCGATCTCCATGAATCCGGTCTCGGGACCACGCTGACCGCCGAGGAAGCGGCCGCCAAGGTCTGA
- a CDS encoding transglycosylase domain-containing protein encodes MPLKRSGGGRSATRQAATFLGISMLSGAVLAGIALPAAGALGLAATGTVKKFDEIPANLKTPPLSERTRILDAKGDEIATVYSRDRKVVPLTAISPYMQKAIIAIEDSRFYEHGAIDLKGVLRALNKNAQEGGVSQGGSTLTQQYVKNVFVEEAGDDVEKVAEAIQQTPGRKIREMKYAIQVEEELGKKKILENYLNITFFGQQAYGIEAASKRYFTKSAKDLKLEEAALLAGLVQSPSRYDPVNNLEVATQRRNVVLTRMAQVGAVPKADADRAKATPVKLKVSKPQNGCITADNGAGFFCDYVRNVFLQDPAFGKTREERGKLWHRGGLTIRTTLDPKSQQAVQDSIKEYVYQSDKVATAMTIVEPGTGKILAMGQSRPYGFEKNQTQINYSVDKKMAGSNYGFPVGSTFKPFVAAAALEEGRPAGQVYASPYEMQYPDRIATCEEGKPWVNASNEDLTNEMESEKGPYALRTAMAMSVNTYFVQMIEDIGLCPVKKMTDKLGLIVGDGNKLQMSPSGLTLGSEGMSPLTMASAYATFASRGMYCTPVAIESIQTSDGRKLNPPRGKCTRAMEEKTADTINALLKGVVSDQGTGRNAGLAGRESAGKTGTTDERKNAWFVGYTPNLSGAVWVGSPTQRVKMFNVTIGGKFKAKVFGGEVPGSIWRDAMRDALEGKDRPKFAPVSIPADTSKQDPDRENGENGEGEGESEGDGGNRGPGNGNGNGNGGGNGNGGGNPGNGGGRPGGGGDGGGNGNGNGQD; translated from the coding sequence ATGCCATTGAAGCGCTCGGGCGGAGGCCGGTCGGCGACCCGCCAGGCCGCCACATTCCTCGGTATCAGCATGCTCTCCGGAGCGGTCCTGGCGGGTATCGCCCTGCCCGCCGCCGGAGCGCTGGGGCTGGCCGCCACCGGTACGGTCAAGAAGTTCGACGAGATACCCGCCAATCTCAAGACTCCACCGCTCAGCGAACGCACCAGAATCCTCGACGCCAAGGGCGACGAGATAGCCACGGTCTACTCACGTGACCGTAAGGTCGTCCCGCTCACCGCGATATCGCCGTATATGCAGAAGGCGATCATCGCGATCGAGGACTCGCGCTTCTACGAGCACGGCGCGATCGACCTCAAGGGCGTGCTGCGGGCGCTCAACAAGAACGCCCAGGAGGGCGGGGTCTCCCAGGGCGGTTCGACGCTGACCCAGCAGTATGTGAAGAATGTCTTCGTGGAGGAGGCGGGCGACGACGTCGAGAAGGTCGCCGAGGCCATCCAGCAGACCCCGGGCCGCAAGATCCGCGAGATGAAGTACGCGATCCAGGTCGAGGAGGAGCTGGGCAAGAAGAAGATCCTGGAGAACTACCTCAACATCACCTTCTTCGGACAGCAGGCCTACGGCATCGAGGCCGCGTCCAAGCGGTACTTCACCAAGTCGGCCAAGGACCTCAAGCTGGAGGAGGCCGCGCTGCTCGCCGGGCTCGTCCAGTCCCCCAGCCGCTACGACCCGGTCAACAACCTCGAAGTCGCCACCCAGCGCCGCAATGTGGTGCTGACCCGGATGGCGCAGGTCGGAGCCGTACCGAAGGCGGACGCCGACCGGGCGAAGGCCACTCCGGTCAAGCTGAAGGTGAGCAAACCGCAGAACGGCTGCATCACCGCCGACAACGGCGCGGGCTTCTTCTGCGACTACGTGCGGAACGTCTTCCTCCAGGACCCGGCCTTCGGCAAGACCCGCGAGGAGCGGGGCAAGCTGTGGCACCGCGGCGGTCTGACCATCCGCACCACCCTCGACCCCAAGTCGCAGCAGGCGGTGCAGGACTCCATCAAGGAGTACGTCTACCAGTCGGACAAGGTCGCCACCGCGATGACCATCGTCGAGCCCGGCACCGGCAAGATCCTGGCGATGGGCCAGTCCAGGCCGTACGGCTTCGAGAAGAACCAGACCCAGATCAACTACTCCGTCGACAAGAAGATGGCCGGGTCGAACTACGGCTTCCCGGTCGGCTCGACGTTCAAGCCGTTCGTCGCCGCCGCCGCGCTGGAGGAGGGCCGCCCGGCCGGTCAGGTCTATGCCTCTCCGTACGAGATGCAGTACCCGGACCGGATCGCGACCTGCGAGGAAGGCAAGCCGTGGGTCAACGCCTCGAACGAGGACCTGACCAATGAGATGGAGTCGGAGAAGGGTCCGTACGCCCTCCGGACGGCGATGGCGATGTCGGTCAACACCTACTTCGTCCAGATGATCGAGGACATCGGGCTCTGCCCGGTGAAGAAGATGACCGACAAGCTGGGCCTGATCGTCGGCGACGGCAACAAGCTCCAGATGTCCCCCTCCGGCCTCACCCTGGGCTCGGAGGGCATGTCCCCGCTGACCATGGCGTCGGCGTACGCGACCTTCGCGAGCCGCGGCATGTACTGCACCCCGGTCGCCATCGAGTCGATCCAGACCAGCGACGGCCGGAAGCTGAACCCGCCCCGGGGCAAGTGCACCCGGGCGATGGAGGAGAAGACCGCCGACACCATCAACGCCCTGCTGAAGGGTGTGGTCTCGGACCAGGGCACCGGCCGGAACGCCGGTCTGGCCGGGCGGGAGAGCGCGGGCAAGACCGGTACGACCGACGAGCGGAAGAACGCCTGGTTCGTCGGCTACACCCCGAACCTCTCCGGAGCGGTCTGGGTCGGCAGCCCGACCCAGCGGGTCAAGATGTTCAACGTCACCATCGGCGGCAAGTTCAAGGCGAAGGTCTTCGGCGGTGAGGTGCCGGGCTCCATCTGGCGGGACGCGATGCGCGACGCGCTGGAGGGCAAGGACCGGCCGAAGTTCGCCCCGGTGAGCATCCCCGCGGACACCAGCAAGCAGGACCCCGACCGTGAGAACGGCGAGAACGGCGAGGGTGAGGGTGAGAGCGAGGGCGATGGCGGCAACCGCGGCCCCGGGAACGGCAACGGGAACGGGAACGGCGGCGGCAACGGGAACGGCGGCGGGAACCCCGGGAACGGCGGCGGCAGGCCGGGCGGCGGGGGCGACGGCGGCGGGAACGGGAACGGGAACGGCCAGGACTGA
- a CDS encoding SigE family RNA polymerase sigma factor, producing MGLPDDDAGFEAFVAARGPRLLRTAWLLTGDAHLAEDLLQTALAKVWPKWRRIAGEHPEAYIRKTLVNTYTEWWRRRWRGEVPHAELPDASAGRDERPYDEFARVDLEQSLAAAVQSLPRRQRAVVVLRFFEDLSVAETAAVLGCTQGTVKSQSAKALKTLRSVVPVSLVEGGEPCGRAA from the coding sequence ATGGGGTTGCCGGACGACGACGCGGGCTTCGAAGCGTTCGTCGCGGCGCGAGGTCCCCGGCTGCTGCGTACGGCATGGCTACTGACCGGCGACGCGCACCTGGCCGAGGACCTCTTGCAGACCGCCCTCGCCAAGGTCTGGCCGAAGTGGCGGCGGATCGCCGGGGAGCACCCCGAGGCGTACATCCGCAAGACCCTGGTGAACACCTACACGGAGTGGTGGCGCAGACGCTGGCGGGGCGAAGTGCCCCATGCCGAGCTGCCGGACGCCTCGGCCGGACGGGACGAGCGGCCGTACGACGAGTTCGCCCGGGTGGATCTGGAGCAGTCGCTGGCCGCCGCGGTGCAGTCACTCCCCCGGCGGCAGCGGGCCGTCGTCGTGCTGCGGTTCTTCGAGGATCTGAGCGTGGCCGAGACGGCGGCCGTCCTGGGCTGTACCCAGGGGACCGTCAAAAGCCAGTCGGCCAAGGCGCTGAAGACCCTGCGGTCGGTGGTACCGGTCTCGCTCGTGGAAGGCGGTGAGCCCTGTGGCCGAGCCGCCTGA
- the rlmB gene encoding 23S rRNA (guanosine(2251)-2'-O)-methyltransferase RlmB, translated as MAGNSQRRNRRTSNKKGAQVGSGGQRRRGLEGKGPTPPASARKGHVKNRAANAKAKQAQRRPVARRGGKGTSEMVVGRNPVFEALRDGVPASMLYVQQFIDNDERVREALQLATGRGNLHIMEAPRPELDRMTNGLNHQGLVLQVPPYEYAHPEDLAAAAFDDGEDPLIVALDGVTDPRNLGAVVRSVSAFGGHGVVVPERRAAGMTAGAWKTSAGTAARTPVARATNLTRALESYQKAGLTVVGLAADGDHEVGDLEALGGPVVIVVGSEGKGLSRLVGETCDFLVRIPMPGGAESLNAGVAAGVVLYEAARRRV; from the coding sequence ATGGCCGGGAACAGCCAGCGCAGGAACCGCCGCACATCCAACAAGAAGGGTGCGCAGGTCGGCAGCGGTGGCCAGCGACGCCGCGGCCTCGAGGGCAAGGGCCCGACGCCGCCCGCGTCCGCCCGCAAGGGCCATGTGAAGAACCGTGCCGCCAACGCCAAGGCCAAGCAGGCCCAGCGGCGTCCGGTCGCCCGCCGCGGCGGCAAGGGCACGTCCGAGATGGTCGTCGGCCGCAACCCGGTCTTCGAGGCGCTGCGCGACGGCGTGCCCGCGTCCATGCTGTACGTCCAGCAGTTCATCGACAACGACGAGCGGGTCCGCGAGGCCCTCCAGCTCGCCACCGGCCGGGGCAACCTCCACATCATGGAGGCCCCGCGGCCCGAGCTGGACCGGATGACCAACGGGCTCAACCACCAGGGCCTGGTCCTCCAGGTCCCGCCGTACGAGTACGCCCACCCCGAGGACCTCGCGGCCGCCGCCTTCGACGACGGCGAGGACCCGCTGATCGTCGCCCTCGACGGTGTCACCGATCCGCGCAACCTCGGCGCCGTCGTGCGCTCGGTGTCGGCCTTCGGCGGGCACGGCGTGGTCGTGCCGGAGCGCCGGGCCGCGGGCATGACGGCCGGTGCCTGGAAGACCTCGGCCGGCACCGCCGCCCGTACCCCCGTCGCCCGCGCCACCAATCTGACCCGCGCCCTGGAGTCGTACCAGAAGGCGGGTCTGACGGTCGTCGGCCTCGCCGCGGACGGGGACCACGAGGTCGGCGATCTGGAGGCGCTCGGCGGCCCGGTCGTCATCGTCGTCGGCAGCGAGGGCAAGGGCCTGTCCCGTCTGGTCGGCGAGACCTGCGACTTCCTCGTCCGCATCCCGATGCCGGGCGGCGCCGAATCCCTGAACGCGGGGGTCGCGGCGGGTGTCGTGCTGTACGAGGCGGCGCGCCGCCGGGTCTGA
- a CDS encoding DUF4239 domain-containing protein yields MAVVIVVAALALLGGLAVNHWLRPRLTTADDSEGMALKDLVEPLLTLTVLLLAFVLVTASGSYGKAEVAARGEARALDHLTEAADYAPGAQRARIQAAAVCYARAVRIAEWPAMADGNGSSAPNVWSTDFRHAFRELAGEPTFGMLVAADHKRSQEREERLTQSTASVPAAILWFLLATVAIMVGTLAICLPRRNNLGQVTVLVVIAALLTTTLCIIHDVDRPFGGLITVSPTAITEAEREATRDFLAHHPAAAIPCDTDGNRRTV; encoded by the coding sequence ATGGCGGTCGTGATCGTCGTCGCCGCACTCGCCCTGCTCGGGGGCCTCGCGGTCAACCACTGGCTGCGCCCCCGGCTGACGACCGCCGACGACAGCGAGGGCATGGCGCTCAAGGACCTGGTGGAACCGCTGCTGACGCTCACGGTGCTGCTGCTCGCGTTCGTCCTGGTCACCGCGTCCGGCTCGTACGGGAAGGCCGAGGTCGCCGCCCGCGGCGAAGCCCGCGCCCTGGACCATCTGACCGAGGCCGCGGACTACGCCCCCGGGGCCCAGCGGGCCCGGATCCAGGCCGCCGCCGTCTGCTACGCCCGGGCGGTACGGATCGCGGAGTGGCCCGCCATGGCCGACGGCAACGGCTCGTCCGCCCCGAACGTCTGGTCCACCGACTTCCGCCACGCCTTCCGCGAACTGGCGGGCGAACCGACGTTCGGCATGCTCGTCGCCGCCGACCACAAGCGCTCCCAGGAGCGCGAGGAACGCCTCACCCAGTCGACGGCGAGCGTCCCCGCCGCCATCCTCTGGTTCCTCCTCGCCACCGTGGCGATCATGGTCGGGACTCTCGCGATCTGCCTGCCCCGCCGGAACAACCTGGGCCAGGTGACCGTCCTCGTCGTGATCGCCGCGCTGCTGACGACGACGCTCTGCATCATCCACGACGTCGACCGCCCCTTCGGCGGCCTCATCACGGTCAGCCCGACCGCGATCACCGAGGCCGAACGCGAGGCCACCCGCGACTTCCTGGCCCACCATCCGGCGGCCGCCATCCCCTGCGACACCGACGGCAACCGCCGTACCGTCTGA
- a CDS encoding carbonic anhydrase — MAAGGLVAGAGLTLGAAPAVAAPRRASRRSSTWVAPNTPALAIRELFVEGNARWKIQAQTHPREYAGDRTPLVTAQHPWAMIVSCIDSRVPPELIFDQGLGDLFVSRTAGQVLDEAVLGSTAYAARESSVKLIVVLGHHKCGAVKAAIDKKDNVPGLPNPYPARLTFLTNAIAGAIPPAGTPNRENVAINENVRRIRNQLLLEPDIAPRVAAGTLEVIGARYELDTWIAHQIAP; from the coding sequence ATGGCCGCTGGCGGCCTGGTGGCCGGGGCCGGGCTGACCCTGGGCGCCGCGCCCGCCGTCGCCGCACCGCGGCGGGCCTCGCGGCGGAGTTCGACCTGGGTCGCGCCCAACACCCCGGCCCTGGCGATACGCGAACTCTTCGTCGAAGGCAACGCGCGGTGGAAGATTCAGGCCCAGACACACCCCCGCGAGTACGCGGGGGACCGGACTCCGCTCGTCACCGCGCAGCATCCGTGGGCGATGATCGTGAGCTGTATCGACTCCCGGGTACCACCGGAGCTGATATTCGATCAGGGGCTCGGCGATCTCTTCGTCAGCCGGACCGCGGGACAGGTCCTGGACGAGGCGGTCCTCGGCAGCACCGCCTATGCCGCCCGGGAGTCGAGCGTGAAGCTCATCGTCGTCCTCGGACACCATAAGTGCGGCGCGGTAAAGGCGGCGATCGACAAGAAGGACAACGTACCCGGCCTCCCCAACCCCTATCCGGCCCGTCTCACGTTTCTCACCAACGCCATCGCGGGCGCGATTCCGCCCGCCGGCACCCCGAACCGGGAGAACGTGGCGATCAACGAGAACGTCCGGCGGATCCGGAACCAACTGCTCCTGGAGCCGGATATCGCGCCCCGGGTCGCGGCCGGCACGCTGGAAGTCATCGGCGCCCGCTATGAGCTGGACACCTGGATCGCCCACCAGATCGCGCCCTGA
- a CDS encoding NADPH:quinone reductase — protein sequence MQAAWYEEQGPAADVLRVGELPAPVPGPGEVRVRVTVSGVNPGDTKKRGGWLGSRMPYPRVIPHSDAAGTVDATGDGVDARRTGERVWVYGAQSYRPFGTAAGYTVVPAEQAVPLPAHIGDDLGACLGIPGITAHRSVFADGPVDGRTVLVHGVLGAVGSLAAQLARWGGATVLGTVVRTGDLPVVDPAVVHHAVALDGDDPAAELRARAPGGAVHRIVEVALSDNGPLDAAVAGGDTVIAAYATRTDPTPLPFWELLFKNVTLRLLGSDDFPPEARRQAARDLTSAAASGALAAPVRERFPLAAIARAHDAVDAGGRGRILVTIPTA from the coding sequence ATGCAGGCCGCATGGTACGAGGAGCAGGGCCCGGCCGCGGATGTGCTGCGGGTCGGCGAGCTGCCGGCGCCGGTGCCCGGGCCCGGCGAAGTGCGGGTCCGGGTCACGGTGTCCGGCGTCAATCCGGGCGACACGAAGAAACGCGGCGGCTGGCTCGGCTCGCGGATGCCGTACCCGAGGGTGATCCCCCACAGCGACGCGGCGGGCACCGTGGACGCCACGGGCGACGGTGTGGACGCGCGGCGCACCGGGGAACGGGTGTGGGTGTACGGGGCCCAGTCGTACCGCCCCTTCGGTACGGCCGCCGGGTACACCGTCGTACCCGCGGAACAGGCCGTACCGCTGCCCGCGCACATCGGTGACGACCTCGGCGCCTGTCTCGGCATCCCCGGCATCACCGCGCACCGCTCCGTCTTCGCGGACGGCCCGGTCGACGGGCGGACCGTGCTGGTCCACGGGGTGCTCGGGGCCGTCGGTTCGCTGGCGGCCCAGCTCGCCCGCTGGGGCGGGGCCACCGTCCTCGGGACGGTCGTCAGGACCGGGGACCTGCCGGTGGTCGACCCCGCCGTCGTGCACCACGCCGTCGCGCTCGACGGGGACGATCCGGCGGCCGAGCTGCGGGCCAGGGCGCCCGGCGGGGCGGTGCACCGGATCGTCGAGGTGGCCCTCTCCGACAACGGGCCGCTGGACGCGGCGGTCGCGGGCGGCGACACGGTGATCGCCGCCTATGCGACACGTACCGACCCCACTCCCCTGCCGTTCTGGGAGCTGCTGTTCAAGAACGTCACGCTGCGGCTGCTCGGCAGCGACGACTTCCCGCCGGAGGCCCGCCGTCAGGCCGCCCGCGATCTCACGTCCGCCGCCGCGTCGGGCGCCCTCGCCGCCCCCGTACGCGAACGCTTCCCGCTCGCCGCGATCGCCCGCGCGCACGACGCGGTCGACGCGGGCGGCCGGGGCCGGATCCTGGTGACGATCCCGACGGCCTGA
- a CDS encoding DoxX family membrane protein has protein sequence MSVDTRTPRSGFDDQPALSMVKVHSDPAQVIVNHASFRVQLAPSARPRPVRSAAGGARTPDVARRRAPVVWSGRSAPGDTAASGLLQAVRNSAATATVERGAYAPGADGYDGTGSTQVIPRVGVDTEGPDTAPVPVTPLLPPMRQAVGAYDSYPSRPAYDDHRDGGRGGPVDADGDEFDEFDETVTTGRPQRHGNDAVRHAYYPGRRMNLGVVLLPLRVFLGFISIYAGMGKLCDPVYFDGGERGSMVKWLNSLHPWALAEPLRDFALSHPVGAGLTVAFLQVVVGVLTVLGLWQRVAGVVGALLSAALILTVSWKTVPAYDAPDIVYLAAWSPLIIAGAPVYSVDGHLAGEAWRRLGPRSELWELRRRVLRRGAVITAVVIGLTLLIGSVLGGAVRSQTVVNVPRPGQDPTNHLPGSSLPQDRPTGGTASGGPAGGEGRKPSPAASRTAQEKPKEKKSAPPSETVRETGRVGDRPSQTQGTTGRRSAPDRSGPAKAPSGSSGPSSTGGGSSSGGSSGAPAGSGGADSPGSSGGDGSGGDSGVLGGLLG, from the coding sequence ATGAGTGTGGACACCAGAACGCCCCGGTCCGGGTTCGATGATCAGCCTGCGCTGAGCATGGTGAAGGTTCATTCCGACCCCGCTCAGGTCATCGTCAACCACGCCAGCTTCCGGGTGCAGCTCGCCCCGAGCGCGCGGCCGCGCCCCGTACGATCCGCGGCGGGCGGCGCCCGCACCCCGGACGTCGCGCGGCGGCGGGCGCCGGTCGTGTGGAGCGGTCGGTCCGCGCCCGGTGACACGGCCGCTTCGGGTCTGCTCCAGGCGGTACGCAACTCGGCCGCGACGGCCACCGTCGAGCGCGGAGCGTACGCCCCCGGCGCCGACGGCTACGACGGTACGGGGTCGACCCAGGTCATCCCGCGGGTCGGGGTCGACACCGAGGGCCCCGACACCGCGCCCGTGCCGGTCACCCCGCTGCTGCCGCCCATGCGCCAGGCGGTGGGCGCGTACGACTCGTACCCCTCCCGTCCGGCATACGACGACCACCGCGACGGCGGTCGCGGCGGCCCCGTGGACGCCGACGGGGACGAGTTCGACGAGTTCGACGAGACCGTCACCACCGGCCGCCCCCAGCGCCACGGCAACGACGCGGTCCGGCACGCGTACTACCCGGGCCGCCGGATGAACCTGGGCGTGGTGCTGCTGCCGCTCCGGGTCTTCCTCGGCTTCATCTCCATCTACGCGGGCATGGGCAAGCTCTGCGACCCCGTCTACTTCGACGGCGGCGAGCGCGGGTCCATGGTGAAGTGGCTCAACTCCCTCCACCCGTGGGCGCTCGCCGAACCGCTGCGGGACTTCGCCCTCTCGCACCCCGTCGGCGCCGGTCTCACCGTGGCCTTCCTCCAGGTCGTCGTGGGCGTGCTGACCGTGCTGGGCCTCTGGCAGCGGGTGGCCGGGGTGGTCGGGGCGCTGCTGTCGGCGGCGCTGATCCTGACCGTGAGCTGGAAGACGGTTCCCGCGTACGACGCGCCCGACATCGTCTATCTGGCCGCCTGGTCCCCGCTGATCATCGCGGGCGCCCCGGTGTACTCGGTCGACGGCCATCTCGCGGGCGAGGCCTGGCGGCGGCTCGGGCCCCGGTCCGAGCTGTGGGAGCTGCGCCGCCGGGTGCTGCGGCGCGGTGCGGTGATCACGGCGGTCGTGATCGGTCTGACGCTGCTGATCGGTTCGGTGCTCGGCGGGGCCGTACGGTCCCAGACCGTGGTCAATGTGCCCCGGCCCGGCCAGGACCCGACCAACCATCTGCCGGGCTCGTCGCTTCCGCAGGACCGGCCCACGGGCGGTACGGCGTCCGGGGGACCGGCCGGCGGCGAGGGCCGCAAGCCGTCGCCGGCCGCGAGCCGGACCGCGCAGGAGAAGCCGAAGGAGAAGAAGTCCGCCCCGCCGAGCGAGACGGTCCGCGAGACGGGCCGGGTCGGCGACCGGCCCAGCCAGACACAGGGCACCACCGGCCGCCGGTCCGCTCCGGACCGTTCGGGCCCGGCGAAGGCCCCGTCCGGCTCCTCGGGACCCTCCTCCACCGGCGGCGGTTCGAGCTCCGGCGGCTCCTCGGGCGCCCCGGCGGGCTCCGGCGGCGCGGACTCCCCGGGCAGCAGCGGCGGCGACGGCTCGGGCGGCGACAGCGGGGTGCTCGGCGGCCTGCTGGGCTGA
- a CDS encoding RNA polymerase sigma factor → MKSDDQAARWPGTKAGRQAAARMSVPRPSGSKEVIGGHGEEQLPPASRKQWKQTLGMRLHCLALAYKYVSWDEAEDVWQDTKTAMWGRLGKGPVDTLPAYVKTVCRHAAVDRLKRTKARAEVFFGDDVERLESREPVFNVSIDGRIRELLAVIRPVMTEHEARVFVLRAGLGWRVKSVAEALGISEDAVKSAYYAGKKKIAPTGTGRGAIFRLLNPE, encoded by the coding sequence ATGAAGTCCGATGACCAGGCTGCCCGTTGGCCGGGCACGAAGGCGGGACGCCAGGCCGCCGCGCGCATGTCCGTACCGCGGCCGTCCGGGAGCAAGGAGGTGATCGGGGGCCACGGCGAGGAGCAGTTGCCGCCCGCGTCGCGCAAGCAGTGGAAGCAGACCCTGGGCATGCGCCTCCACTGCCTCGCACTCGCGTACAAGTACGTCTCCTGGGACGAGGCGGAGGACGTCTGGCAGGACACCAAGACCGCCATGTGGGGCCGCCTCGGGAAGGGACCGGTCGATACTCTCCCGGCCTATGTGAAGACGGTCTGCCGCCATGCCGCCGTCGACCGGCTGAAGCGGACCAAGGCCAGGGCCGAGGTGTTCTTCGGTGACGACGTCGAACGCCTGGAGAGCCGGGAGCCGGTCTTCAATGTGAGCATCGACGGCCGGATCAGGGAACTCCTCGCCGTGATCCGGCCCGTCATGACCGAGCACGAGGCGAGGGTCTTCGTCCTGCGGGCCGGGCTGGGCTGGCGGGTCAAGAGCGTGGCCGAGGCCCTGGGCATCTCGGAGGACGCGGTGAAGTCCGCCTACTACGCCGGCAAGAAGAAGATCGCCCCCACCGGCACCGGCCGGGGCGCGATCTTCCGCCTGCTGAATCCGGAGTGA